Proteins from a genomic interval of Arvicanthis niloticus isolate mArvNil1 chromosome 26, mArvNil1.pat.X, whole genome shotgun sequence:
- the LOC143439008 gene encoding olfactory receptor 8B3-like, with product MVVANGSLVLEFILLGITEEPELQIPLFLLFLIIYMVTTLGNLALIILIALNSQLHTPMYFFLFNLSLIDLCYSSVITPKMLMNFILKKNVISYMGCMTQLYFFCFFAISEYYVLTSMAYDRYVAICNPLLYTIAMSPKVYSYLMLGSYLMGLLGAMIHTVCMLRLTFCDGNSINHYFCDLLPLLQLSCTSTYVNEIELLIVAGKDIIVPTAIILISYGFILYNIFQVRSTESRYKAFSTCSSHIFAVSLFFGSSTFMYLQPSTAGSMDEGKISSIFYTIVVPMMNPLIYSFRNKDVKVALRKTLSRRMY from the coding sequence ATGGTTGTGGCCAATGGCTCTTTGGTGTTGGAGTTCATTCTCTTGGGGATAACAGAGGAGCCTGAACTCCAAATACCcctcttcttactttttctaATAATATATATGGTAACCACATTAGGAAATTTGGCCTTGATCATCCTAATTGCCCTGAACTCTCAGCTTCACACtcccatgtacttttttctctttaacttgTCCCTCATAGATCTCTGTTATTCTTCAGTGATTACACCCAAAATGCTGATGAACTTCATACTAAAGAAGAATGTTATCTCTTATATGGGGTGCATGACTCAACTCTACTTCTTTTGCTTCTTTGCCATATCTGAATATTATGTATTAACATCaatggcctatgatcgctatgtggctATCTGTAATCCACTCTTGTATACCATTGCTATGTCCCCTAAGGTGTACTCCTATCTTATGCTTGGTTCATATTTGATGGGACTTTTGGGCGCCATGATCCACACTGTTTGCATGCTTCGACTGACCTTTTGTGATGGGAATAGCATCAATCACTATTTCTGTGACCTCCTCCCTTTACTGCAGCTCTCCTGCACCAGCACTTATGTCAATGAAATAGAGCTGTTAATTGTAGCAGGAAAGGATATTATTGTTCCTACTGCCATCATTCTTATTTCTTATGGCTTCATTCTGTACAACATATTCCAAGTGAGGTCCACTGAGAGCAGATACAAAGCCTTCAGTACCTGCAGTTCTCATATATttgctgtttctctgttttttggATCAAGCACATTTATGTatcttcagccctccacagctggGTCTATGGATGAGGGAAAAATTTCTTCCATCTTTTATACTATTGTGGTTCCCATGATGAATCCTTTAATCTATAGCTTCAGAAACAAAGATGTTAAAGTTGCCCTGAGAAAAACCCTGAGTAGGAGAATGTATTGA